The sequence GCTACGGCAAAATCGTGGTGCGTACCAAGAAATACAAAGCCCACGACGAAGCCAACCGTTGCCAAGAGGGGGATCGGGTGCGGATTCAAGAAACCCGCCCCTTGAGCCGTACCAAGCGGTGGCAGGTGATTGACATTCTCAGTACCACAGCCGGAGACACCCCATGATCCAACCCCAGACCTATTTGAATGTGGCCGACAACAGCGGTGCCCGCCGGATC comes from Synechococcus sp. C9 and encodes:
- the rpsQ gene encoding 30S ribosomal protein S17, with protein sequence MAVKQLVGVVVSNKMDKTVVVAVENRVAHPRYGKIVVRTKKYKAHDEANRCQEGDRVRIQETRPLSRTKRWQVIDILSTTAGDTP